Proteins found in one Triticum aestivum cultivar Chinese Spring chromosome 4D, IWGSC CS RefSeq v2.1, whole genome shotgun sequence genomic segment:
- the LOC123099387 gene encoding uncharacterized protein: MTGSTAATTTLSMKLLVDTKGRRVLFAEAGKDVVDFLFSLLALPIGTVVKLIGAKSMVGSAGDLYRSVEKLDGTYVQPGAAKEEILRPVMARSPANSALLGLPAPTPPPAPSNRFFKCSIASYSVCRDYVTDVSGTKCPRCSNAMTTQIQYAPPAGAADGFVRGVVTYTVMDSLAVSPMSAISSITLLNTFAVTDLTALQEKTVQIGYKEGLEILKASLQSKTVLTDVFLGNKSPSHD; the protein is encoded by the exons ATGACGGGcagcaccgccgccaccaccacgctGAGCATGAAGCTCCTCGTCGACACCAAGGGGCGCCGCGTGCTGTTCGCGGAGGCCGGCAAGGACGTGGTGGActtcctcttctccctcctcgcccTTCCGATCGGCACGGTCGTCAAGCTGATCGGCGCCAAGTCCATGGTGGGGAGCGCCGGCGACCTCTACCGCAGCGTCGAGAAGCTCGACGGAACCTACGTCCAGCCCGGCGCGGCCAAGGAAGAGATCCTCCGCCCCGTCATGGCCCGCTCACCGGCCAACAGCGCCCTCCTCGGCCTGccggccccgacgccgccgccggctccgTCCAACAGATTCTTCAAGTGCTCCATCGCCTCTTACAGCGTTTGCCGCGACTACGTGACGGACGTGAGCGGCACCAAGTGTCCCCGATGTTCCAATGCGATGACGACCCAAATCCAGTACGCGCCGCCTGCCGGTGCAGCAGATGGATTCGTGCGGGGCGTCGTGACGTACACGGTGATGGACAGCCTCGCGGTGTCGCCCATGTCAGCCATCTCCAGCATCACACTGCTCAACACCTTCGCGGTCACGGATCTCACCGCGCTCCAGGAGAAGACCGTGCAGATCGGATACAAGGAG GGTTTGGAGATACTCAAGGCCTCGCTGCAGTCCAAGACTGTTCTCACCGACGTCTTCCTTGGCAACAAGTCCCCCAGCCACGATTGA